A region of Paenibacillus sp. JNUCC-31 DNA encodes the following proteins:
- a CDS encoding vWA domain-containing protein: MLRTSKIRWLSGTLVLLAFLTLLLPQALLPHAAAAQAQTSGIDAVLVADVSNSMNTSDRDKISNEAMKMFIDMLPVQGDKVGIVAYTDQVEREKALLEIQSDADKSSLKDFIDQLGRGPYTDISVGVAEAVNVLNHGADKSHSPMIVLLADGNNDFNKTKGRTQSQSDADLAKAVKEAQDEGIPVYTIGLNADGKLNKDALADLAQQTGGKSFITDTPDDLPQILSEIFADHAKLNVVKLPSITGNGSYQEVTVNVPNDSVLEANISIMSSKQVQIELTDPSGKAVDLNSDAAKLSTSKSYSLVKLLKPQEGDWKLRVKGAPKDSIDINLLFNYDLQLVVDPIKTKSYTKGDKVDLTAKLENGGQPLQDNDLYADMKATLVVKDVGTGKSEEQPLENTGSGFAGTFEVPDNHNYELVIRAEEDSFYRESAPITINAGGAAGSRTQPTTPGNGEQDKPFPWLPVILGVIALIVVGVGAWFLMGWLKRKNRGFVGQMIVEIRDENTGDKSYPQYKKLASFRGRFHLHQLLQLDPELKETEKYVFTPSNGDRIIIRNTAGGTLEKSGRAVDASSGVELKNGDRLSIPLQQADKTILIEYLV, translated from the coding sequence ATGCTGCGGACAAGCAAAATACGCTGGCTCAGCGGAACTCTGGTTCTGCTGGCATTTCTAACACTGCTGCTACCTCAGGCGTTGCTGCCACATGCTGCAGCGGCTCAGGCACAGACAAGCGGAATCGACGCGGTACTTGTAGCTGATGTAAGTAATTCAATGAATACAAGTGACCGTGACAAGATCAGTAATGAAGCCATGAAAATGTTTATTGATATGCTGCCGGTCCAGGGGGACAAGGTAGGGATTGTCGCTTATACCGATCAGGTGGAGCGGGAAAAGGCATTGCTGGAGATTCAGTCCGATGCGGACAAGAGCAGCCTGAAAGATTTTATTGATCAGCTCGGCCGAGGGCCATACACCGATATTTCTGTCGGGGTGGCTGAAGCGGTGAATGTGCTCAACCATGGGGCTGACAAGTCTCACTCGCCAATGATCGTGCTGCTGGCTGACGGCAACAACGATTTTAACAAAACCAAAGGTCGCACCCAGTCTCAGTCCGATGCGGATCTGGCAAAAGCCGTCAAGGAAGCACAGGATGAGGGAATTCCCGTCTATACGATTGGACTGAACGCAGACGGCAAGCTGAACAAGGATGCACTTGCAGATCTGGCCCAGCAGACCGGAGGCAAATCCTTCATTACGGATACGCCGGATGATCTACCGCAGATTCTGAGTGAGATTTTTGCCGATCATGCCAAACTGAATGTCGTGAAGCTGCCCTCCATTACCGGAAACGGCAGTTATCAGGAAGTTACCGTGAACGTACCAAACGACAGTGTACTTGAAGCCAACATCTCGATCATGTCTTCAAAACAAGTGCAGATTGAATTAACCGATCCTTCAGGCAAGGCCGTAGATCTGAACTCTGACGCAGCCAAGCTCTCGACTTCGAAGAGTTATTCCTTGGTGAAGCTGCTCAAGCCTCAGGAAGGCGACTGGAAACTTCGGGTAAAAGGGGCTCCGAAAGACAGCATCGATATCAACCTGTTGTTCAACTATGATCTCCAGCTCGTCGTGGACCCAATTAAGACCAAGTCCTATACGAAGGGTGACAAAGTCGATCTGACGGCCAAGCTGGAGAATGGGGGACAGCCGCTGCAGGATAACGACCTGTATGCAGATATGAAGGCCACGCTGGTCGTAAAAGATGTCGGTACAGGCAAGAGTGAAGAACAACCGCTGGAAAACACAGGTTCTGGGTTTGCCGGAACGTTTGAAGTGCCGGACAATCATAACTATGAATTGGTCATTCGTGCGGAAGAAGACAGCTTCTACCGTGAAAGTGCGCCAATCACCATTAATGCAGGCGGAGCAGCCGGAAGCAGAACACAACCAACAACGCCAGGTAATGGTGAACAGGACAAGCCTTTCCCTTGGTTACCTGTCATTTTGGGTGTTATAGCCCTGATCGTGGTAGGTGTTGGCGCCTGGTTCTTGATGGGCTGGCTGAAACGCAAAAACCGTGGATTCGTCGGTCAGATGATCGTTGAGATTCGTGACGAAAACACGGGAGATAAGTCCTATCCACAATATAAAAAGCTCGCATCCTTCCGGGGCAGATTCCATCTGCACCAGCTGTTACAGCTGGACCCTGAATTAAAGGAAACCGAGAAATATGTATTTACGCCCAGCAATGGGGATCGAATTATAATCCGTAACACGGCAGGCGGTACGTTGGAGAAATCCGGTCGTGCGGTCGATGCAAGCTCAGGCGTTGAACTGAAGAACGGTGACCGACTGAGCATCCCGCTGCAACAGGCGGATAAAACGATTTTGATCGAGTACTTGGTCTAA